DNA from Mucilaginibacter mallensis:
TGCTGGCGCCGACTTGACCGGTAGCTCCTTTGAGGCGAGCGATGCCCGTGAAGCTAATTTTGATGGTGTAAATCTAACAGACTGCACCTTTTCCGCCACCAACCTTGCGGATGCGAGCTTCCGCAAATCCGTACTTGTACGTACCGACTTCAATAAGTCGTCGCTGGTCGGAACAAAATTTACAGATGTAAAACTGACCGGCGTGAAGTTGACCATGCTCGACCTTAGAAAAACAATCTTTGAGAACTGTATTTTTAACGGCGTGGATTTCAAATATTCCGACCTGCGAGGAATGCATTTTGACGGGCATACCTTCATTGGTGTACAATTTGAAAAGTCTGCACTGAATGATGTTTCGTTTACGGGAGCGACGCTCAGGAACGTATCGTTCCGCCTACCCTTTTCCGTGACAAATAAATCTTACCGTGCCTTCAAAACCGTCTGTTTTGACGGCGCGATGATGGATAAGCTGACCTATGCTGCGCTTAAAGGCCTATGGGTTGTCGATTTGTCAAAGGTTACAGTTATATAAAGAGGAAAGCATATGCAAAACGACTCGATCCAGGTGAAAGGACTGCAAAAGTCCTACAGGCAGCTTAATGCCCTGAAGGGCGTAGATTTCGAGGGCGAAAAGCGCAGTATTTTCGCCCTGCCTGGCTCCAACGCTGCGGACAAGACAGCGACTATGTTGCCTTAAAGCCAGGCAGCTTACAACCATCGATTAGCCCGCCCATCATTCCCCCGGTTGATCTGTAAAGTAGCAGTGAGGGCTTTATAAACTAAAATTCATTGCTTCCTTAAAACAATCTACACAACCTATTGCTTTTACTCCTATAAAGAATAAATATTTGATATGTTATAATATATTATCATGATATTTATACTAACCAATCCTATATTATTACAACCACAGGTTTAAATACACTTTTTTATAAAAATCAAAAAGGACTGTTTTTAGAAATAATTTGTTTTATTTTAGGGAACCCTATTAAAAGAAATGCAATTGGATAACGATCGCTCAGGCGAGGCTGAACTCATACGGTTGCTGCTTAAACGGCAGTCTGAATTAAACTCCTTATTGGAAGTGACCCGGGCAATCAATAAAAATACCGCCACCCCGGTATTGATCCAAATGCTTGAAGTTATTTTACAAAACTACCTGCAGATCGGCAGGTTCCGGTTCCTGATACAACAAGACGACAGTTTTGCATGCATCTCAAAATATGGTGGTGTAATTGAACCGGTAAGCGCCTTACACCGGGCCTGTATTAGTTTCAAAAAAATAAAGGTCCCTACGCCGGTATCCAGTCATAGCAATAGCGTGCTTAAGCAATACGATTACTTTATTCCCATATATCATAAAAGCAAAGCCATAGCATTCGCGCTAATCGGCAACTTCAATACCTCGGCCGAAATGGTCAGTAACGATCTCACCTTTATCCAAACGCTCATAAATGTAATACTGGTAGCATTAGAGAATAAAAAACTCTTTAAAGAGCGCCTGCAATCAGAACGTTTTCAGCGCGAGATGGAGCTTGCTGTTGAAGTGCAGAACATGCTGGTGCCCGTGCGCATACACAAGGACAAAGGTGTTGAGATTGATGCCCGATACCTGCCCCACCAAAACATTGGCGGCGATTATTTCGACTTTATCCGCCTTAATGAGCATGAGTTTTTGTGGTGCATTGCCGATGTGTCAGGCAAAGGGATCTCGGCGGCATTGCTGATGGCCAATTTCCAGGCCAGCCTGCATGCCTGGGCCACGGTGGAAAATGACTTGATAAACATTGTTGAGCGATTGAACAAAATAGTGCTTAATAACACCAAGGGTGAAAGGTTTATCACCCTCTTTATAGCCAAATATGATGAAAAAACCCGCCTGCTTAATTATATAAACGCGGGCCATAACCCCTCTATATTATACTCAAAAGGCGAGGCCGTGCAACTTAAGCTGGGCACTACCATGCTGGGCGTTTTTGAGGAATTGCCTTTTATAAATCAGGGCGAAATAGATATCGACCCCGAAAGTCTGCTCTTTAATTACACCGACGGCCTTATGGACTACGAATACCAGGGCGTTAAAAGCTGGAACGAAGACAAACTGTTAAAATTCCTGCTGCAACATGGCGAGCAATCGCCAGATCATTTTAACCAAAACCTGCTTGATCATATAAAGGTGGTTACCAAGGGTAAGGCTATTGATGATATCACTTTGCTTACGTTACGGATATTTTGAGAAGTCGTTAGTCCTGAGCCCGAAGTCGAGAGTCAAAAACAGCGATCTTAGTATTGACTTAAGACTCAATACTAAGGGCTTAAGACTTATCTTTTCAACACCTCAAAAATTCCATCCTAAAAAATCAGATATTTGAAAAATGTTATTAGCCAGGTACCAGCATGAGTTTATTGAAGCAGGCTGTGATGAAGCAGGTCGCGGTTGCCTTGCCGGGCCTGTATTTGCCGCTGCCGTAATATTACCTGATGATTTTGACCACCATTTGCTGAATGATTCCAAACAGCTTACCGAAGCAGTAAGATATAAACTTAGGGCCGAGATAGAACAAAAAGCCATAGCGTATGCCGTTGCATCGGTTGATAATCATGAGATCGATGAGATCAACATTCTCAACGCCTCTTTCCTGGCTATGCACCGGGCTATTGCCAAACTGCATTTAAAGCCACAATTTTTGATTATTGATGGTAACCGCTTTAACAAATACGCTGATACCCCACATCACTGCATAGTGGAGGGCGACGCTAAATATTTCAGCATTGCGGCAGCATCCATCCTGGCTAAAACTTACCGCGATGATTATATGAAAAAAATCGCTGCCGAACATCCGGAATACGACTGGCACAGCAACAAGGGCTATCCAACCATAAAACACCGCGAAATGGTTTTAAAAATAGGTTATACGCCCTATCATCGCCGCACTTTCCGTGTAAGCGACCCTCAGCTAAGTATTTTTTAAACAGATGCTTTGATATAGTGCTTGCGGATGGTATTTTTGTTACAAACCAAATTAACCAATTGAAAATTCTTATACTGGCTTCCCGTGTCCCATTTCCGCAAAATGGCGGATATCAGATTGTGGTATATAATACCATTAAAGGTCTGGTCGACTTAGGTCATGAGGTATCTGTAGTAGCGCTTAAAACAAAAAAGCATTATGAAACCAGCGAGCCGGATGACGAGCTGATCAGCAAAATAAACTACCGGGCTTATAATATCGATATCAATGTTTCGGTATTTGAAGTTGCCATGAACCTATTCAGCAAAACCTCCTTCAATATTAATAAGTATTATGATCCGGGCTTTGAACGGCTACTAGCGGTTGAGGTTAGGAACAATGCCTATGATATTATCCAGTTTGATGGGCTGATGATGTCGTTATACCTTGCAGCAGTGCGTAAAAACTCCGGGGCCAAACTGGTTTACCGGGCACACAATATCGAAAACCAGGTATGGCAACGATTGGCCGAGCAAAAGAATGATCCCTTTAAAAAATCATATTTGAAGATGCACGCCCGGCGCATAAAAAATTATGAACTGGAGCAGCTCAATAAATTTGATGCCATAACCGTATTTACCGAGCAGGATAAAACCACCCTGACGGGGTACGGCACCAAAATACCCATTGATATTTTGCCGGTAGGTTTAAATATGGACAAATATCGTCCCGACTATAACAAAACCGAGGTGCCGAGTTTGTTCTTTCTCGGATCATTGGATTGGCTGCCTAATCGCGAGGGGATTGAATGGTTCCTGGATAATTTTTTAAAGGAATTTGTTGAGGGCGAATTGCCCGTAAGGTTTTATGTAGCCGGCAATGATATACCTGAACGTTTTGATGATTACGAGGTAATGGGCAAGGTATTTATACAAGGCGAGGTTGATGACGCGCTGGAATTTGTGAACAGCAAATCCATTATGATAGTGCCGCTTTTATCGAGTGGTGGCATGCGCGTAAAAATTGTGGAAGGCATGGCTATGGAAAAATGCATCATCTCCACATCGCTGGGCGCCGAGGGCATTAATTATACCGATGGTGCTAATATATTGATAGCCAATGATAGCGACGAATTCTTCGAGGCTATGAAGCGATGCATATCCGATGAGGAATATTGCCGCGGAATAGGTTTAAATGCCCGCAAGCTGATAGAG
Protein-coding regions in this window:
- a CDS encoding PP2C family protein-serine/threonine phosphatase, with translation MQLDNDRSGEAELIRLLLKRQSELNSLLEVTRAINKNTATPVLIQMLEVILQNYLQIGRFRFLIQQDDSFACISKYGGVIEPVSALHRACISFKKIKVPTPVSSHSNSVLKQYDYFIPIYHKSKAIAFALIGNFNTSAEMVSNDLTFIQTLINVILVALENKKLFKERLQSERFQREMELAVEVQNMLVPVRIHKDKGVEIDARYLPHQNIGGDYFDFIRLNEHEFLWCIADVSGKGISAALLMANFQASLHAWATVENDLINIVERLNKIVLNNTKGERFITLFIAKYDEKTRLLNYINAGHNPSILYSKGEAVQLKLGTTMLGVFEELPFINQGEIDIDPESLLFNYTDGLMDYEYQGVKSWNEDKLLKFLLQHGEQSPDHFNQNLLDHIKVVTKGKAIDDITLLTLRIF
- a CDS encoding ribonuclease HII codes for the protein MLLARYQHEFIEAGCDEAGRGCLAGPVFAAAVILPDDFDHHLLNDSKQLTEAVRYKLRAEIEQKAIAYAVASVDNHEIDEINILNASFLAMHRAIAKLHLKPQFLIIDGNRFNKYADTPHHCIVEGDAKYFSIAAASILAKTYRDDYMKKIAAEHPEYDWHSNKGYPTIKHREMVLKIGYTPYHRRTFRVSDPQLSIF
- a CDS encoding glycosyltransferase family 4 protein yields the protein MKILILASRVPFPQNGGYQIVVYNTIKGLVDLGHEVSVVALKTKKHYETSEPDDELISKINYRAYNIDINVSVFEVAMNLFSKTSFNINKYYDPGFERLLAVEVRNNAYDIIQFDGLMMSLYLAAVRKNSGAKLVYRAHNIENQVWQRLAEQKNDPFKKSYLKMHARRIKNYELEQLNKFDAITVFTEQDKTTLTGYGTKIPIDILPVGLNMDKYRPDYNKTEVPSLFFLGSLDWLPNREGIEWFLDNFLKEFVEGELPVRFYVAGNDIPERFDDYEVMGKVFIQGEVDDALEFVNSKSIMIVPLLSSGGMRVKIVEGMAMEKCIISTSLGAEGINYTDGANILIANDSDEFFEAMKRCISDEEYCRGIGLNARKLIEQQHDVGVVTGRLVSLYQRLLPALMLG
- a CDS encoding nucleoside triphosphate hydrolase, which gives rise to MQNDSIQVKGLQKSYRQLNALKGVDFEGEKRSIFALPGSNAADKTATMLP
- a CDS encoding pentapeptide repeat-containing protein: MLNTKMIGNRIAEARKKKNISQAQLAQFLFISPQAVGKWERGESSPDIITFNRLSEILDVDLNYFSENFQSAGDETPSNMPIDSTSDNEQATHELANLSGTQERQVRINLTAVNLQESDFAGVILHKGKFKTSPLWRADFAGADLTGSSFEASDAREANFDGVNLTDCTFSATNLADASFRKSVLVRTDFNKSSLVGTKFTDVKLTGVKLTMLDLRKTIFENCIFNGVDFKYSDLRGMHFDGHTFIGVQFEKSALNDVSFTGATLRNVSFRLPFSVTNKSYRAFKTVCFDGAMMDKLTYAALKGLWVVDLSKVTVI